In Pseudomonas sp. MTM4, one genomic interval encodes:
- a CDS encoding outer membrane protein assembly factor BamE, whose product MQNAKLMLSSLTLVGLFALAGCSFPGVYKVDIQQGNVVTQDMIDQLRPGMTRSQVRFIMGSPLITDTFNASRWDYLYSIQPGGGQRQQERVSLVFNGNDQLAGLAGDFMPGVSRDEAILGGQPTTVEPAATGEESPAPGSLLEQIQRDVDAAEPVPVPIPEPLETN is encoded by the coding sequence ATGCAAAATGCCAAGCTCATGCTGTCCAGCCTCACGCTCGTGGGCCTGTTCGCACTCGCCGGTTGCTCATTCCCCGGGGTTTACAAGGTCGACATTCAACAGGGCAATGTCGTTACGCAGGACATGATAGACCAGTTGCGCCCCGGAATGACCCGGTCACAAGTGCGGTTTATCATGGGTAGCCCGCTTATCACCGATACTTTCAACGCCAGCCGCTGGGATTATCTGTACAGCATCCAGCCCGGCGGCGGGCAGCGCCAGCAGGAGCGAGTCAGCCTGGTATTCAACGGCAACGATCAACTCGCAGGCCTGGCCGGTGACTTCATGCCGGGCGTCAGCCGTGACGAGGCAATCCTAGGCGGCCAGCCGACGACCGTCGAGCCCGCGGCGACTGGGGAAGAAAGCCCCGCGCCAGGCTCGCTGCTGGAGCAAATTCAGCGCGATGTCGATGCAGCCGAGCCGGTACCGGTGCCGATCCCGGAACCTCTGGAAACCAACTAA
- the lldD gene encoding FMN-dependent L-lactate dehydrogenase LldD yields the protein MIISASTDYRAAAKRKLPPFLFHYVDGGAYAEYTLRRNVEDLASLALRQRVLRNMSELSLETQLFGETLSMPVALAPVGLTGMLARRGEVQAARAADKKGIPFTLSTVSVCPIEEVAPAIKRPMWFQLYVLKDRGFMKNALERAKAAGVTTLVFTVDMPTPGARYRDAHSGMSGPNANMRRMLQSMTHPFWAWDVGLHGKPHDLGNISTYRGHPTGLEDYIGWLAANFDPSISWKDLEWIREFWDGPMVIKGILDAEDARDAVTFGADGIIVSNHGGRQLDGVLSSARAMPAIADAVKGDLKILADSGIRSGLDVVRMIALGADTIMLGRAFAYALAADGEAGVTNLLNLIDKEMRVAMVLTGAKSISEITTDSLVRELGQYQSTKHVE from the coding sequence ATGATCATTTCTGCCTCTACGGATTACCGCGCTGCTGCAAAACGCAAACTGCCGCCTTTCCTATTCCACTACGTCGATGGCGGCGCCTATGCGGAGTACACGCTGCGTCGCAACGTCGAAGACCTGGCCAGCCTCGCTCTGCGCCAGCGCGTACTGCGCAACATGTCCGAACTCAGCCTGGAAACCCAGCTGTTCGGCGAAACCCTGTCCATGCCCGTCGCCCTGGCACCGGTCGGCCTGACCGGCATGCTCGCCCGACGTGGCGAAGTCCAGGCCGCCCGCGCCGCGGACAAGAAGGGCATTCCGTTCACGTTGTCCACCGTATCGGTCTGCCCGATCGAGGAAGTCGCGCCGGCAATCAAGCGGCCCATGTGGTTTCAGCTCTACGTGCTGAAGGACCGCGGCTTCATGAAGAACGCCCTGGAGCGCGCCAAGGCCGCCGGCGTCACCACTCTGGTATTCACCGTCGACATGCCGACCCCCGGCGCTCGCTACCGCGACGCGCATTCCGGCATGAGCGGCCCGAACGCCAACATGCGCCGCATGCTGCAGTCCATGACCCATCCCTTCTGGGCCTGGGACGTGGGCCTGCATGGCAAGCCGCACGACCTGGGCAACATCTCCACCTATCGTGGGCATCCGACCGGGCTGGAAGACTACATTGGCTGGCTGGCGGCCAACTTCGACCCGTCGATTTCCTGGAAGGATCTGGAGTGGATTCGTGAGTTCTGGGACGGCCCAATGGTGATCAAAGGCATCCTCGATGCCGAGGACGCTCGCGATGCCGTGACCTTCGGTGCCGACGGCATCATCGTCTCCAACCATGGCGGTCGCCAGCTCGACGGTGTGCTCTCCAGCGCCCGCGCCATGCCGGCCATCGCCGATGCGGTCAAAGGCGACCTGAAGATCCTCGCCGACTCCGGTATCCGCAGCGGCCTGGACGTGGTTCGCATGATCGCTCTGGGCGCTGACACCATCATGCTCGGCCGCGCCTTCGCCTATGCGCTGGCTGCGGACGGCGAGGCTGGTGTGACCAACCTGCTGAACCTGATCGACAAGGAGATGCGCGTGGCGATGGTATTGACCGGCGCCAAGTCCATCAGCGAAATCACCACCGATTCGCTGGTTCGCGAGCTGGGTCAGTACCAAAGCACCAAACACGTCGAATGA
- a CDS encoding L-lactate permease — protein sequence MSTGLLALFAFTPILLAAIMLIGLRWPASRAMPLVYLFTAAIGLFVWDMSFNRIIASTLQGLVITLGLLWIIFGAILLLNTLKHSGGITAIRAGFTTVSPDRRIQAIIIAWLFGCFIEGASGFGTPAAIAAPLLVAIGFPAMAAVLMGMLVQSTPVSFGAVGTPIVVGINSGLDTATIGAQLAAQGSSWNLFLQQITSSVAITHAIVGTVMPLVMAIMLTRFFGKEKSWKAGFEVLPFAIFAGLAFTLPYVATGIFLGPEFPSLLGGLIGLAVVTTAARFNFLTPKNAWDFADAKEWPAEWLGTVEMKLEDIAARPMSAFRAWLPYVLVGLILVISRVFPEVSSALKSVSIAFGNILGETGIGASIEPLFLPGGILVAVVLITFFLHGMRASELKAAVKESSGVLLSAGFVLLFTVPMVRILINSGVNGADLASMPIIMARYVADSVGGIYPLLAPSVGALGAFIAGSNTVSNMMFSQFQFGVAQSLGISGAMIVATQAVGAAAGNMVAIHNVVAASATVGLLGREGVTLRKTVWPTLYYVLFTGVIGMLAIYLLGVTDPLVGV from the coding sequence ATGTCTACCGGACTGCTTGCACTTTTCGCCTTCACGCCCATTTTGCTCGCCGCCATCATGCTGATTGGCCTGCGCTGGCCCGCCAGCCGTGCCATGCCGTTGGTCTATCTGTTCACTGCTGCCATCGGCTTGTTCGTTTGGGATATGAGTTTCAACCGGATCATCGCCTCGACGCTGCAAGGCCTGGTAATCACCCTTGGCCTGCTGTGGATCATCTTCGGCGCCATCCTGCTGCTGAACACCCTGAAGCACTCCGGTGGCATCACCGCCATTCGCGCCGGCTTCACCACCGTCAGCCCTGACCGCCGCATCCAGGCCATCATCATCGCCTGGCTGTTCGGATGCTTCATCGAAGGCGCCTCCGGCTTCGGCACACCTGCAGCGATTGCCGCCCCCCTGCTGGTTGCCATCGGTTTCCCGGCCATGGCTGCCGTACTGATGGGGATGTTGGTTCAAAGCACGCCGGTATCGTTCGGCGCAGTCGGCACCCCTATCGTGGTAGGCATCAACAGTGGCCTGGACACCGCCACCATCGGTGCTCAACTGGCCGCCCAGGGCTCCAGCTGGAACCTTTTCCTGCAGCAGATCACCAGCAGCGTTGCGATCACTCACGCCATTGTGGGCACCGTGATGCCGCTGGTCATGGCAATAATGCTGACGCGCTTCTTCGGCAAGGAGAAAAGCTGGAAAGCCGGCTTCGAAGTGTTGCCCTTCGCGATTTTCGCAGGCCTGGCGTTCACCCTGCCCTATGTCGCGACCGGGATCTTCCTAGGTCCAGAATTCCCGTCGCTGCTGGGCGGTCTCATCGGTCTGGCCGTCGTTACAACCGCGGCTCGCTTCAACTTCCTGACACCGAAGAACGCCTGGGACTTCGCCGATGCCAAGGAATGGCCGGCCGAATGGCTGGGCACTGTCGAGATGAAGCTAGAAGACATCGCGGCGCGCCCGATGAGTGCCTTCCGCGCCTGGCTGCCCTATGTGCTGGTGGGCCTGATCCTGGTGATCAGCCGGGTCTTCCCCGAAGTCAGCAGCGCGCTGAAGTCGGTATCCATCGCCTTCGGTAACATTCTTGGCGAGACAGGAATCGGCGCCAGTATCGAGCCGCTGTTCCTGCCCGGCGGTATTCTCGTCGCGGTGGTGCTGATCACCTTCTTCCTGCACGGCATGCGCGCATCGGAGCTCAAGGCCGCCGTGAAGGAGTCAAGTGGCGTGCTGCTCAGTGCCGGCTTCGTGCTGCTGTTCACCGTGCCGATGGTGCGCATCTTGATCAACTCCGGCGTCAACGGCGCGGACCTGGCCAGCATGCCGATCATCATGGCGCGTTACGTCGCCGATAGCGTGGGTGGGATTTATCCGCTACTGGCGCCTTCCGTAGGTGCACTGGGTGCCTTCATTGCGGGCTCCAACACAGTCAGCAACATGATGTTCAGCCAGTTCCAGTTCGGCGTTGCGCAGTCGCTAGGCATTTCGGGCGCGATGATCGTCGCGACGCAAGCGGTCGGTGCGGCTGCGGGCAACATGGTGGCGATCCACAACGTAGTCGCCGCCTCGGCTACCGTAGGCCTGCTCGGTCGTGAGGGCGTCACGCTGCGCAAGACCGTTTGGCCTACTCTGTACTATGTGCTGTTCACCGGTGTGATCGGCATGCTGGCGATCTACCTGCTGGGCGTGACGGACCCACTGGTTGGCGTCTGA
- a CDS encoding type II toxin-antitoxin system RatA family toxin: MTTHIQRSALLPYPAHALFDMVNDVASYPKFLPWCSATEVLSASETQMQASMTVAKAGLSQRFLTRNELQPGKRIEMKLEEGPFSHLHGIWEFKALGEKACKISLDLTFDYAGPLVKATLGPLFNQAANTLVDAFCDRAKQLYG; the protein is encoded by the coding sequence ATGACGACACATATCCAACGCTCGGCATTGCTGCCATATCCGGCTCACGCATTGTTCGACATGGTCAACGACGTGGCCAGCTACCCCAAGTTCCTGCCCTGGTGTTCCGCCACCGAGGTGCTGTCTGCTAGCGAGACGCAGATGCAGGCCAGCATGACCGTGGCGAAAGCGGGGCTGAGTCAGCGCTTTTTGACACGCAACGAGCTGCAGCCGGGCAAGCGCATCGAAATGAAGCTGGAGGAGGGGCCGTTCAGCCACCTGCATGGTATCTGGGAATTCAAAGCGCTAGGAGAGAAGGCTTGCAAGATCAGCCTGGACCTGACGTTCGACTACGCCGGGCCACTGGTCAAGGCCACTCTCGGGCCGCTGTTCAATCAGGCGGCCAATACCTTGGTCGATGCCTTCTGTGACCGCGCGAAACAGCTCTATGGATAA
- a CDS encoding RnfH family protein yields the protein MDKQAIAIEVVYARADKQKLLRLTVPQGTSVRAAALQSGMDAHFPELDLNAAPLGIFGRAVLKPDERMLEEGERVEIYRPLIADPKEVRKQRAAKAAKNKAEATGS from the coding sequence ATGGATAAGCAGGCCATCGCCATCGAGGTCGTCTACGCCCGGGCAGACAAGCAGAAGCTGCTTCGCCTGACGGTGCCACAGGGTACGAGCGTGCGTGCGGCGGCGCTGCAATCGGGAATGGATGCGCATTTTCCCGAGCTGGATCTGAATGCGGCGCCGCTGGGGATCTTCGGCAGGGCGGTGCTCAAGCCGGACGAGCGAATGCTGGAAGAGGGCGAGCGGGTAGAAATTTACCGGCCTTTGATTGCCGATCCGAAAGAAGTACGCAAGCAGCGTGCCGCGAAGGCAGCAAAGAACAAGGCAGAGGCGACAGGGAGTTGA
- the smpB gene encoding SsrA-binding protein SmpB has product MAKQKKQSPGTIALNKKALHDYFIEQKFEAGLVLAGWEVKSLRAGKAQLVDSYVLLKDGEAWLMGCHITPLTTASTHVIADPTRTRKLLLNKRELGKLFGAVQQKGYACVALSLYWKKHLIKCDIALAKGKKEFDKRHTEKERDSAREIQRAMRTKGKDD; this is encoded by the coding sequence ATGGCCAAACAGAAGAAACAGTCCCCCGGGACCATCGCGCTGAACAAGAAAGCGCTACACGATTACTTCATCGAGCAGAAATTCGAGGCGGGCCTCGTTCTGGCTGGTTGGGAAGTGAAAAGCCTGCGTGCCGGCAAGGCGCAACTGGTGGATAGCTACGTGCTGCTCAAGGACGGCGAGGCGTGGCTGATGGGCTGTCACATCACGCCGCTGACCACCGCCAGCACCCATGTCATCGCCGACCCGACGCGCACCCGAAAGCTGCTGCTCAACAAGCGCGAGCTGGGCAAGCTGTTCGGTGCTGTGCAGCAGAAAGGCTACGCCTGCGTCGCCCTCTCGCTGTACTGGAAAAAGCATCTGATCAAATGCGATATCGCTCTTGCCAAGGGCAAGAAAGAATTCGACAAGCGCCACACCGAGAAAGAGCGCGATTCGGCCCGCGAGATCCAGCGCGCCATGCGCACCAAGGGCAAGGACGATTAG
- a CDS encoding GntR family transcriptional regulator, whose protein sequence is MEVGMVRHRRLADDIVTQLEAMILEGTLKPGERLPAERTLAEQFGVSRPSLREAIHKLVAKGLLVSRHGGGNFVAQSLGTTFSDPLLHLLENNADAQRDLLEFRHTLEGSCAYYAALRATEVDQQRLGEAFAALQDCYSREGAVSRAEEGAADARFHLAIAEASHNTVLLHTIRGLFDMLKRNVVTNIGGMYALRDETRNMLMKQHQELYDAIIGRRADEARDVIHRHINYVQEVLAEGQQEARRLARAQRRHGDKVKGS, encoded by the coding sequence ATGGAAGTGGGAATGGTGCGTCACCGCCGGTTGGCGGATGACATCGTGACGCAATTGGAAGCGATGATTCTCGAAGGCACGCTCAAGCCGGGTGAGCGGTTGCCGGCGGAACGAACCTTGGCGGAACAGTTCGGCGTATCGCGACCGTCGCTGCGCGAGGCGATCCACAAACTGGTGGCTAAGGGTTTGCTGGTCAGCCGGCACGGTGGCGGAAACTTCGTGGCGCAGTCTCTGGGTACGACCTTCAGCGATCCGCTGTTACATCTGCTGGAGAACAACGCCGATGCTCAGCGTGATTTGCTGGAGTTCCGGCACACGCTGGAGGGCAGTTGCGCCTATTACGCCGCATTGCGCGCTACCGAGGTCGATCAGCAGCGCCTCGGCGAAGCCTTCGCCGCGCTACAGGATTGCTATTCGCGCGAGGGCGCCGTAAGCCGGGCGGAAGAAGGTGCCGCCGATGCACGCTTCCATCTGGCTATCGCCGAGGCCAGTCACAATACGGTCTTGCTGCACACCATTCGGGGCCTGTTCGATATGCTCAAACGCAATGTGGTGACCAACATTGGTGGCATGTATGCGTTGCGCGATGAGACGCGCAACATGCTCATGAAGCAGCATCAAGAACTGTACGACGCGATTATCGGGCGGCGCGCGGACGAGGCGCGGGACGTGATCCACCGCCATATCAATTACGTGCAGGAAGTGCTCGCCGAAGGTCAGCAGGAGGCCCGCCGCCTGGCGCGCGCGCAGCGCCGGCATGGCGACAAGGTAAAGGGTTCGTAG
- the fur gene encoding ferric iron uptake transcriptional regulator — MVENSELRKAGLKVTLPRVKILQMLDTTDRRHMSAEDVYKALMEAGEDVGLATVYRVLTQFEAAGLVVRHNFDGGHAVFELADGGHHDHMVCVDSGDVIEFFDHDIEKLQKEIVQRHGYELVDHNLVLYVRKKAE, encoded by the coding sequence ATGGTTGAAAATAGCGAACTACGCAAAGCCGGCCTCAAAGTGACCCTGCCACGGGTCAAGATTCTGCAGATGCTGGATACCACCGATCGGCGCCATATGAGTGCCGAAGATGTCTACAAAGCGCTGATGGAGGCGGGCGAGGATGTCGGCCTGGCCACGGTTTATCGCGTGCTCACGCAATTCGAGGCGGCGGGGTTGGTGGTTCGCCACAACTTCGATGGCGGCCATGCGGTATTCGAGCTAGCCGACGGTGGCCACCATGACCATATGGTTTGCGTCGATAGCGGTGATGTCATCGAATTCTTCGATCATGACATCGAGAAGTTGCAAAAAGAGATCGTCCAGCGCCACGGCTACGAGCTCGTTGATCACAATCTGGTGCTCTACGTGCGCAAGAAGGCCGAGTGA
- the recN gene encoding DNA repair protein RecN — translation MLVHLSVHNFAIVEHLDLELQRGMSVISGETGAGKSIMLDALGLTLGDRADSSAVRIGADKADILASFDLDDIPDARAWLAERDLDNDGPCILRRVITAEGRSRGYINGTPCPQGDLKALGELLIDIHSQHEHQSLLKTDTHRRLLDEYSGSQELARQVQLAAQRWRQTRQTLERLSNSSDEQRARHQLLSYQLEELENLALGEGELGQLEQEHKNLANAEQLLGACRQVMDMCSESDAGNVLSALTGSLQRLSAFQNQPGALAEAVNLLASAQIQVEEAMGELNRFVDHFDADPERQQTLEERLDNIYTLARKHRVQPGELPPLQQRLLEELESLNADDEALERLSEELAAYSRHYQDKASELSNARRQAAETLASSVETEIQRLGMPGGKFRVVLKPCTEGEHLPYGLEQVEFLVSANPGQPLRPLAKVASGGELSRISLAIQVITAQTSHVPTLVFDEVDVGIGGPTAEVVGQLLRRLGEQGQVLTVTHLPQVAAQGHHHLFVHKARGQNETHTAVAVLQESERVEEIARMLGGVDLTEQALAHARQMISSVQV, via the coding sequence ATGCTGGTTCATCTGTCCGTCCATAATTTCGCCATCGTCGAACACCTCGATCTCGAACTGCAGCGCGGCATGAGCGTGATCAGCGGGGAAACCGGCGCCGGCAAGTCGATCATGCTCGATGCCCTCGGGCTTACCTTGGGAGATCGCGCCGACAGCAGTGCGGTGCGCATCGGCGCGGACAAGGCCGACATCCTTGCTAGTTTCGATCTGGACGACATACCCGATGCGCGTGCCTGGCTCGCCGAGCGCGACCTGGACAATGACGGCCCATGCATCCTGCGCCGCGTCATCACCGCCGAAGGCCGCTCGCGGGGCTACATCAACGGCACCCCCTGCCCGCAGGGCGACCTTAAGGCACTCGGCGAGCTGCTGATCGATATCCACAGCCAGCACGAACACCAGTCGCTGCTGAAAACCGATACCCACCGGCGCCTGCTCGACGAATACAGCGGCAGCCAGGAACTCGCGCGCCAGGTACAGCTGGCCGCACAGCGCTGGCGCCAGACCCGCCAGACACTCGAACGCCTGAGCAATAGCAGCGACGAGCAGCGCGCACGCCATCAGCTCCTCAGCTATCAGTTGGAAGAGCTGGAAAATCTCGCCCTTGGCGAAGGTGAACTGGGACAACTGGAACAGGAGCACAAGAACCTGGCCAATGCCGAACAGCTACTCGGCGCCTGCCGCCAGGTCATGGACATGTGCAGCGAGAGCGATGCCGGTAACGTGCTGTCGGCACTGACGGGCAGCCTGCAACGCCTGTCCGCTTTCCAGAACCAGCCCGGCGCACTGGCTGAAGCGGTGAATCTGCTGGCCAGCGCGCAGATCCAGGTCGAGGAGGCCATGGGCGAACTGAATCGTTTCGTCGATCATTTCGATGCCGACCCCGAGCGTCAGCAGACACTGGAAGAAAGGCTGGACAACATTTATACCCTGGCACGCAAGCACCGCGTACAACCAGGCGAACTGCCCCCCTTGCAGCAGCGCCTGTTGGAAGAGCTCGAAAGCCTGAACGCTGATGACGAAGCGCTGGAGCGCCTGAGCGAGGAGCTGGCCGCCTACAGCCGGCATTATCAAGACAAGGCATCCGAGCTGAGCAACGCTCGCCGGCAAGCAGCCGAGACGCTCGCATCTTCGGTGGAGACGGAAATCCAGCGCCTAGGTATGCCGGGTGGCAAGTTCAGAGTCGTGCTCAAGCCCTGCACTGAAGGCGAGCACCTTCCATACGGGCTGGAACAGGTGGAATTTCTCGTCAGTGCCAACCCTGGCCAGCCACTGCGTCCGCTGGCGAAGGTCGCTTCCGGCGGCGAGCTGTCGCGAATCAGCCTCGCGATCCAGGTGATCACCGCGCAGACTTCACACGTACCGACACTGGTGTTCGACGAAGTCGATGTCGGCATCGGCGGTCCTACCGCTGAAGTGGTAGGTCAACTGCTGCGCCGCCTCGGCGAACAAGGACAGGTGCTGACCGTTACCCATTTGCCCCAAGTTGCTGCCCAGGGGCATCACCACCTGTTCGTGCACAAAGCACGCGGCCAGAACGAGACCCATACGGCGGTCGCCGTGCTACAGGAAAGCGAGCGCGTCGAGGAGATTGCACGCATGCTCGGCGGGGTCGACCTGACCGAACAAGCGCTGGCCCACGCCCGCCAGATGATCAGCTCAGTCCAGGTGTAA
- a CDS encoding FAD-binding and (Fe-S)-binding domain-containing protein, whose protein sequence is MNAPATLPSDFLAAVEQLIPAERRFDDPLSTLAFGTDASFYRLIPKLVVRVESEAEVVGLLKLAHAGNVPVTFRAAGTSLSGQAISDSVLIVLGDNWNGREIRNGGSQIRLQPGVIGANANAVLAPLGRKIGPDPASINAAKIGGIVANNSSGMCCGTAQNSYKTLAGLRLVLADGTVVDSEDAVSVSAFRQSHGALLDELAELGRQTRANSELAAKIRHKYRLKNTTGFSLNALVDYDEPLDILNHLMVGSEGTLGFISAVTYDTVPDHPHKASALVVFPDVETCCLAVPVLKQQPVSAVELLDRRSMRSVENMKGLPEWVKDLSANACALLIESRAASQSLLHEQINLIMTSIAHFPVEKQVDFSEDPVVYNQLWRIRKDTFPAVGAVRQTGTTVIIEDVTFPIERMAEGVNRLIQLFEKHAYTEAILFGHALEGNLHFVFTQGFDDPAQVARYEAFMHDVTQLVAVEFGGALKAEHGTGRNMAPFVALEWGSEAYALMWKIKRLLDPTGVLNPDVVLSEDPQIHLKNLKPMPAADEIVDKCIECGFCEPVCPSNGLTLTPRQRIVIWRDIQAKKRAGVDTTEIERLYHYHGVETCAATGLCAQRCPVGINTGDLVRKLRGKEANKTGTANWLADHFSTAVQGTRFMLHAANGAHLIMGTKALSKTSATFSRLSKGRVPQWTPAMPQPLQRLHLPKPAPQDERPRVIYLAACVSRAMGPAARDQEQEPLLDTTRTLLEKAGYQVIFPDNLNDLCCGQPFASKGYAEQGERKRQQMLDALLEASRGGLDPIYCDTSPCTLRMVQGLTDQRLDLYDPVRFIRTHLLDRLDFVPQEAPIAVHVTCSTQHLGEAQALIDIARRCAKEVVIPEGIHCCGFAGDKGFTTPELNAHALRSLKNAVQVCSEGISTSRTCEIGLSRHGEIDYHGLVYLVDRVSRSKVSQPA, encoded by the coding sequence ATGAACGCGCCTGCAACCCTGCCGAGCGACTTTCTCGCAGCAGTCGAACAGTTGATCCCGGCGGAGCGGCGCTTCGACGACCCACTTTCCACGCTGGCCTTCGGCACCGACGCCAGCTTCTACCGGCTGATACCCAAGCTGGTGGTGCGCGTCGAATCCGAAGCCGAAGTGGTGGGATTGCTCAAGCTGGCCCACGCCGGAAACGTGCCCGTGACCTTCCGTGCCGCAGGCACCAGTCTCTCCGGCCAGGCGATCTCCGACTCGGTGTTGATCGTGCTCGGCGACAACTGGAACGGCCGCGAGATTCGCAACGGCGGTTCACAAATCCGTCTGCAGCCTGGCGTGATCGGCGCCAACGCCAACGCCGTGCTGGCGCCGCTGGGCCGCAAGATCGGCCCAGACCCGGCCTCGATCAACGCCGCGAAGATCGGCGGCATCGTCGCCAACAACTCCAGCGGCATGTGCTGCGGCACCGCGCAGAATAGCTACAAGACCCTCGCTGGCCTGCGCCTGGTGTTGGCCGACGGCACCGTGGTCGACAGCGAAGATGCCGTCAGTGTCAGCGCCTTCCGCCAGAGCCACGGCGCGCTGCTCGATGAGCTGGCCGAACTGGGTCGCCAGACCCGCGCCAACAGCGAACTGGCGGCCAAGATCCGCCACAAGTACCGACTGAAGAACACCACCGGTTTCTCGCTCAACGCGCTGGTCGATTACGACGAGCCGCTGGATATCCTCAACCACCTGATGGTCGGTTCGGAGGGTACGCTGGGCTTCATCAGTGCAGTGACCTACGACACCGTGCCCGACCACCCGCACAAGGCCAGCGCGCTGGTCGTCTTCCCCGATGTGGAAACCTGCTGCTTGGCCGTGCCGGTGCTCAAGCAGCAACCGGTGTCGGCGGTGGAACTGCTCGACCGTCGCAGCATGCGCTCTGTAGAAAACATGAAAGGCCTGCCGGAGTGGGTCAAGGACCTTTCCGCCAACGCCTGCGCGCTGCTGATCGAATCCCGCGCCGCCAGCCAGTCGCTGCTGCACGAACAGATCAACCTGATCATGACTTCCATCGCGCATTTTCCGGTGGAGAAGCAGGTCGACTTCAGCGAAGACCCGGTGGTCTACAACCAGCTCTGGCGCATCCGCAAGGACACCTTTCCCGCCGTCGGCGCCGTGCGCCAGACCGGCACCACGGTGATCATCGAGGACGTCACCTTCCCCATCGAACGCATGGCCGAAGGCGTCAACCGCTTGATCCAGCTGTTCGAGAAGCACGCATACACCGAGGCCATCCTGTTCGGCCATGCCCTGGAAGGCAACCTGCACTTCGTCTTCACCCAGGGCTTCGACGATCCGGCCCAGGTCGCCCGCTACGAAGCCTTCATGCACGACGTCACCCAGCTGGTGGCGGTGGAGTTCGGCGGCGCGCTCAAGGCCGAGCACGGCACCGGGCGCAACATGGCGCCCTTCGTCGCGCTGGAATGGGGCAGCGAAGCCTACGCGCTGATGTGGAAGATCAAGCGCCTGCTCGATCCCACCGGCGTCCTCAACCCGGACGTGGTGCTCTCCGAAGACCCGCAGATCCACCTGAAGAACCTCAAGCCGATGCCCGCCGCCGACGAGATCGTCGACAAGTGTATTGAGTGCGGCTTCTGCGAGCCGGTCTGCCCATCCAATGGCCTGACCCTGACGCCGCGCCAGCGCATCGTCATCTGGCGCGACATCCAGGCGAAGAAGCGCGCCGGCGTCGATACCACCGAAATCGAACGCCTCTACCACTATCACGGCGTGGAAACTTGCGCCGCCACAGGTCTTTGCGCCCAACGTTGCCCAGTGGGCATCAACACCGGCGATCTGGTGCGCAAGCTGCGTGGCAAGGAAGCCAACAAGACCGGCACCGCCAACTGGCTGGCCGATCATTTCAGCACCGCCGTACAGGGCACGCGCTTCATGCTGCATGCTGCCAACGGCGCGCATCTGATCATGGGCACCAAGGCACTGAGTAAAACCTCTGCGACATTCTCCAGGCTCAGCAAAGGTCGCGTGCCGCAGTGGACGCCGGCCATGCCGCAACCTTTGCAGCGCCTGCACCTGCCCAAGCCTGCCCCGCAGGACGAGCGCCCGCGCGTGATCTACCTGGCCGCCTGCGTCTCCCGCGCCATGGGCCCGGCAGCACGCGATCAGGAACAGGAGCCCCTGCTCGACACGACTCGCACGCTGCTAGAGAAAGCCGGCTACCAAGTGATCTTCCCGGACAACCTGAACGATCTATGTTGCGGCCAGCCGTTCGCCTCCAAAGGCTATGCCGAGCAGGGCGAACGCAAGCGCCAACAGATGCTCGATGCGCTGCTTGAGGCCAGCCGCGGCGGGCTCGACCCGATCTACTGCGACACCAGTCCCTGCACCCTGCGCATGGTCCAAGGCCTGACCGATCAGCGCCTCGACCTCTACGATCCGGTGCGCTTCATCCGCACGCACCTGCTCGACCGATTGGACTTCGTCCCGCAGGAAGCGCCGATCGCCGTCCATGTCACCTGCAGCACACAACACCTGGGCGAGGCGCAGGCATTGATTGACATCGCCCGACGCTGCGCAAAGGAGGTGGTGATCCCCGAAGGCATCCACTGCTGCGGTTTTGCTGGCGACAAAGGCTTCACCACGCCGGAACTCAACGCCCACGCGCTGCGCAGCCTCAAGAACGCCGTGCAGGTGTGCAGCGAAGGCATCTCCACCAGCCGGACTTGCGAAATCGGCCTCTCCCGCCATGGCGAGATCGA